In one Pseudomonas sp. Bout1 genomic region, the following are encoded:
- a CDS encoding ParB/RepB/Spo0J family partition protein, with product MAVKKRGLGRGLDALLSGPTVTTLEEQAVQADERELQHLPLDLIQRGKYQPRRDMDPQALEELANSIKAQGVMQPIVVRPIGAGRFEIIAGERRWRASQQAGKETIPAMVRDVPDETAIAMALIENIQREDLNPIEEAIALQRLQQEFKLTQQEVADAVGKSRVTVSNLLRLIALPEVIKTMLSHGDLEMGHARALLGLPENQQVEGARHVVARGLTVRQTEALVRQWLSGKPAPVETVKPDPDIARLEQRLAERLGSAVQIRHGKKGKGQLVIGYNSLDELQGVLAHIR from the coding sequence ATGGCCGTCAAGAAACGAGGTCTCGGACGTGGACTGGATGCACTGCTGAGTGGTCCGACTGTCACGACCCTTGAAGAACAAGCGGTGCAGGCCGACGAGCGTGAGCTGCAGCACTTGCCGCTGGACCTGATCCAGCGCGGCAAATACCAGCCGCGCCGGGACATGGACCCGCAGGCGCTGGAAGAACTGGCGAATTCGATCAAGGCTCAGGGCGTGATGCAGCCGATCGTGGTGCGCCCGATTGGTGCCGGCCGCTTTGAAATCATCGCGGGCGAACGCCGCTGGCGCGCCAGCCAGCAGGCCGGCAAGGAAACCATCCCGGCGATGGTGCGCGATGTGCCGGATGAAACCGCCATCGCCATGGCGCTGATCGAGAACATCCAGCGCGAAGACCTCAACCCGATCGAGGAAGCGATCGCTCTGCAGCGTTTGCAGCAGGAATTCAAACTGACTCAGCAGGAAGTCGCGGATGCAGTGGGCAAGTCCCGGGTGACCGTATCCAACCTGCTGCGCCTGATTGCGCTGCCGGAAGTCATCAAAACCATGCTTTCCCATGGCGACCTGGAAATGGGTCATGCCCGTGCTTTGCTCGGTTTGCCGGAAAATCAACAGGTTGAGGGGGCGCGACACGTTGTCGCACGAGGCCTCACCGTTCGTCAGACCGAGGCCCTGGTTCGCCAGTGGCTCAGTGGCAAACCTGCACCGGTCGAAACCGTCAAACCTGATCCGGATATCGCACGCCTGGAGCAGCGCCTGGCCGAACGCCTAGGCTCTGCGGTGCAAATCCGGCATGGTAAGAAAGGCAAAGGGCAATTGGTCATCGGATATAACTCATTGGATGAGCTTCAGGGCGTCCTTGCCCACATCCGCTGA
- a CDS encoding F0F1 ATP synthase subunit B codes for MNINATIIGQSLAFLIFVVFCMKFVWPPVIAALHERQKKIADGLDAAARAARDLELAQDKAGQQLREAKAQAAEIIEQAKKRGNQIVEEAVEKARIDADRVKVQAQAEIEQELNGVKDALRAQLGALAVGGAEKILGATIDQNAHAELVNKLAAEI; via the coding sequence GTGAACATTAATGCAACCATTATTGGTCAGTCCTTAGCGTTCTTGATTTTTGTAGTTTTCTGCATGAAGTTCGTATGGCCTCCGGTCATCGCGGCTTTGCACGAACGTCAGAAGAAGATCGCAGACGGACTGGACGCTGCCGCACGAGCAGCTCGCGACCTGGAGTTGGCCCAAGATAAAGCGGGTCAACAACTGCGCGAAGCGAAAGCTCAGGCAGCTGAAATCATTGAGCAAGCCAAGAAACGCGGTAACCAGATCGTTGAAGAGGCTGTTGAAAAAGCCCGTATCGACGCTGACCGTGTGAAGGTTCAGGCTCAAGCCGAGATCGAGCAGGAACTGAACGGTGTCAAAGATGCGCTGCGTGCCCAATTGGGTGCTCTGGCCGTCGGCGGTGCTGAGAAGATCCTGGGTGCCACAATCGATCAAAACGCGCACGCGGAGCTGGTTAACAAACTGGCTGCTGAAATTTAA
- the atpG gene encoding F0F1 ATP synthase subunit gamma — protein MAGAKEIRSKIASIKSTQKITSAMEKVAVSKMRKAQMRMAASRPYAERIRQVIGHLANANPEYRHPFMLDREVKRVGYVVVSSDRGLCGGLNTNLFKALVKDMAVNRENGVEIDLCVVGSKGAAFFRNFGGNVVAAISHLGEEPSINDLIGSVKVMLDAYLEGRIDRLSVVSNKFINTMTQQPTVEQLIPLVATPEQELKHHWDYLYEPDAKELLDGLMVRYVESQVYQAVVENNAAEQAARMIAMKNATDNAGDLISDLQLIYNKARQAAITQEISEIVGGAAAV, from the coding sequence ATGGCAGGCGCAAAAGAGATTCGCAGTAAGATTGCGAGCATCAAAAGCACGCAAAAGATCACCAGCGCCATGGAAAAAGTGGCGGTCAGCAAAATGCGCAAGGCACAAATGCGCATGGCTGCTAGCCGTCCCTACGCGGAGCGTATCCGCCAGGTTATTGGTCATCTGGCCAACGCCAACCCGGAATATCGCCACCCGTTCATGCTCGACCGCGAAGTAAAGCGCGTCGGTTATGTCGTGGTGAGCAGTGACCGTGGTTTGTGCGGTGGTTTGAATACCAACCTGTTCAAGGCCCTGGTCAAGGACATGGCGGTAAACCGCGAAAACGGCGTCGAGATCGATCTGTGTGTGGTCGGTAGCAAGGGTGCGGCCTTTTTCCGCAACTTCGGCGGTAACGTCGTTGCAGCTATCAGCCACCTGGGTGAAGAACCGTCGATCAATGATTTGATCGGCAGCGTCAAAGTGATGCTGGATGCATACCTGGAAGGCCGGATTGACCGCCTCTCCGTGGTATCCAACAAGTTCATCAACACCATGACGCAACAGCCTACCGTGGAGCAGTTGATTCCATTGGTGGCCACCCCGGAACAAGAACTCAAGCACCACTGGGACTACCTCTACGAACCAGACGCCAAAGAGCTGCTTGACGGCTTGATGGTGCGCTACGTGGAGTCGCAGGTGTACCAGGCGGTGGTCGAGAACAACGCGGCTGAACAAGCTGCGCGGATGATCGCGATGAAGAACGCTACCGACAACGCCGGTGATTTGATCAGCGATTTGCAGCTGATCTACAACAAGGCGCGTCAGGCTGCGATCACCCAAGAGATCTCGGAAATCGTCGGCGGCGCTGCCGCGGTTTAA
- the rsmG gene encoding 16S rRNA (guanine(527)-N(7))-methyltransferase RsmG has translation MSSLVTSQHAEELSTGARQLGVNLTEAQHELLLGYLALLIKWNKAYNLTAVRDPDEMVSRHLLDSLSVMPFIENGRWLDVGSGGGMPGIPLAILFPESQVTCLDSNGKKTRFLTQVKLELKLDNLQVIHSRVEAFTPEQPFNGIVSRAFSSMENFSNWTRHLGDRDTRWLAMKGVHPSDELLALPADFHLDSGHALAVPGCQGQRHLLILRRTA, from the coding sequence TTGAGTTCGTTGGTCACCTCGCAACACGCCGAAGAGTTATCCACAGGTGCTCGCCAGCTTGGCGTCAACCTGACCGAAGCCCAGCATGAGTTGTTGCTGGGTTATCTGGCCCTGTTGATCAAATGGAACAAGGCTTACAACCTCACTGCGGTACGTGACCCGGACGAAATGGTCTCGCGCCACCTGCTCGACAGCCTCAGCGTGATGCCGTTTATCGAAAACGGCCGCTGGCTCGACGTTGGCAGCGGTGGCGGCATGCCCGGTATCCCGCTGGCGATCCTGTTTCCCGAGTCGCAAGTAACCTGCCTGGACAGCAACGGCAAGAAAACCCGCTTCCTGACCCAGGTCAAACTAGAACTCAAGCTGGATAACCTGCAAGTTATCCACAGTCGCGTCGAAGCCTTCACGCCTGAACAGCCTTTCAACGGAATTGTTTCCCGGGCTTTCAGCAGTATGGAGAACTTCAGCAACTGGACCCGCCACCTTGGCGACCGCGATACCCGTTGGCTGGCAATGAAGGGCGTTCATCCAAGCGACGAGCTGTTAGCATTGCCGGCAGACTTCCACCTCGATAGCGGACACGCCTTGGCCGTACCCGGTTGCCAAGGCCAACGCCATCTGCTGATACTGCGCCGCACGGCATGA
- a CDS encoding F0F1 ATP synthase subunit I: METRTPNTLPFHRLAVFPVLMAQFVILLIASLALWYWHGVVAGYSGLCGGLIALLPNMYFAHRAFRFSGARAAQAIVRSFYAGEAGKLILTAVLFALTFAGVKPLAPLAVFGVFVLTQLVNWFAPLLMKTRLSKP; encoded by the coding sequence ATGGAAACCCGCACGCCAAACACGTTGCCGTTCCATCGCTTGGCCGTTTTCCCGGTTTTAATGGCTCAATTTGTCATTTTACTGATCGCCTCGTTGGCGCTTTGGTATTGGCATGGAGTCGTAGCCGGATATTCAGGACTCTGCGGAGGCCTGATAGCCTTGCTGCCCAATATGTATTTTGCTCACAGGGCCTTTCGGTTTTCCGGCGCCCGAGCAGCCCAGGCCATCGTCCGGTCTTTTTATGCCGGCGAGGCGGGGAAACTGATTTTGACGGCAGTGCTGTTTGCACTGACCTTTGCAGGTGTGAAGCCATTGGCGCCGCTGGCTGTATTCGGCGTGTTCGTGTTGACTCAACTGGTCAACTGGTTCGCTCCCCTGCTAATGAAAACAAGACTTTCGAAACCTTAG
- a CDS encoding F0F1 ATP synthase subunit delta: protein MAELTTLARPYAKAAFEHAQAHQQLASWSAMLGLAAAVSQDDTMQRVLKAPRLTSADKAATFIDVCGDKFDVKVQNFIHVVAENDRLPLLPEIAALFDLYKAEQEKSVDVEVTSAFALNQEQQDKLAKVLSARLDREVRLQVAEDATLIGGVIIRAGDLVIDGSIRGKLANLAEALKS from the coding sequence ATGGCAGAATTGACCACGTTGGCCCGACCTTACGCTAAGGCAGCCTTCGAGCACGCCCAGGCCCACCAGCAGCTGGCCTCTTGGTCAGCCATGCTCGGCCTGGCTGCAGCAGTGTCGCAAGACGACACGATGCAGCGCGTGCTCAAGGCCCCGCGACTGACGAGCGCAGACAAGGCCGCCACGTTTATTGACGTGTGCGGCGACAAGTTTGATGTAAAAGTGCAGAACTTCATCCACGTCGTTGCCGAAAACGACCGTCTCCCGCTTCTGCCGGAGATCGCCGCTCTGTTTGACCTGTACAAGGCCGAACAAGAGAAATCGGTAGATGTTGAAGTGACCAGTGCTTTTGCATTGAACCAAGAACAGCAAGACAAACTCGCCAAGGTTCTCAGTGCACGACTCGACCGGGAAGTGCGCCTGCAAGTTGCGGAGGATGCCACCCTGATTGGTGGTGTCATCATTCGCGCCGGCGACCTGGTTATCGATGGCTCGATTCGCGGCAAACTCGCGAATCTTGCCGAAGCATTGAAATCTTGA
- the atpA gene encoding F0F1 ATP synthase subunit alpha: MQQLNPSEISEIIKGRIDKLDVTSQARNEGTVVSVSDGIVRIHGLADVMYGEMIEFPGGVYGMALNLEQDSVGAVVLGSYQTLAEGMSAKCTGRILEVPVGKELLGRVVDALGNPVDGKGPLNNTETDAVEKVAPGVIWRKSVDQPVQTGYKAVDAMIPVGRGQRELIIGDRQIGKTALAIDAIINQKDSGIFCVYVAIGQKQSTIANVVRKLEENGALANTIVVAASASESAALQFLAPYSGCTMGEYFRDRGEDALIVYDDLSKQAVAYRQISLLLRRPPGREAYPGDVFYLHSRLLERASRVSEEYVEKFTNGAVTGKTGSLTALPIIETQAGDVSAFVPTNVISITDGQIFLESAMFNSGIRPAVNAGVSVSRVGGAAQTKIIKKLSGGIRTALAQYRELAAFAQFASDLDEATRKQLEHGQRVTELMKQKQYAPMSIADMALSLYAAERGFLTDVEITKVGSFEQALIAYFNRDHAELMAKINVKGDFNDDIDAGIKAGIEKFKATQTW, encoded by the coding sequence ATGCAGCAACTCAATCCTTCCGAAATAAGTGAAATTATCAAGGGCCGCATCGACAAGCTCGATGTGACCTCCCAAGCCCGTAACGAAGGCACTGTCGTCAGCGTATCTGACGGCATCGTGCGGATTCACGGTCTGGCCGACGTAATGTACGGCGAGATGATCGAGTTTCCGGGCGGCGTCTACGGTATGGCTCTCAACCTGGAGCAAGACTCTGTAGGTGCCGTTGTATTGGGCTCCTACCAGACTCTGGCCGAAGGCATGAGCGCCAAGTGCACAGGCCGCATCCTGGAGGTTCCGGTTGGTAAGGAACTGCTGGGTCGCGTTGTCGACGCACTGGGTAACCCAGTTGACGGCAAAGGTCCGCTGAACAACACCGAGACCGATGCGGTCGAGAAAGTTGCTCCAGGCGTGATCTGGCGTAAGTCGGTAGACCAGCCTGTACAGACTGGCTACAAGGCTGTCGATGCCATGATTCCTGTCGGCCGTGGCCAGCGTGAGCTGATCATCGGTGACCGTCAGATCGGTAAAACCGCTCTGGCGATCGACGCGATCATCAACCAGAAAGACAGCGGGATTTTCTGCGTCTACGTAGCAATCGGTCAGAAACAATCGACCATCGCCAACGTGGTTCGCAAGCTGGAAGAAAACGGCGCCCTGGCTAACACCATCGTCGTGGCCGCCAGTGCTTCGGAATCCGCTGCACTTCAGTTCCTGGCACCGTACTCCGGTTGCACCATGGGCGAATACTTCCGCGACCGCGGTGAAGACGCGCTGATCGTTTATGACGATCTGTCCAAGCAAGCAGTGGCTTACCGCCAGATTTCCCTGCTGCTGCGCCGTCCACCAGGCCGTGAAGCTTACCCAGGCGACGTGTTCTATCTCCACTCCCGTCTGCTGGAACGCGCATCCCGCGTTTCGGAAGAATACGTAGAGAAGTTCACCAACGGCGCAGTGACCGGCAAAACCGGTTCCCTGACCGCACTGCCGATCATCGAAACCCAGGCTGGCGACGTTTCCGCGTTCGTTCCGACCAACGTGATTTCCATCACTGACGGTCAGATCTTCCTGGAATCGGCCATGTTCAACTCCGGGATCCGTCCTGCAGTGAACGCCGGTGTTTCGGTATCCCGTGTGGGTGGTGCCGCTCAGACCAAGATCATCAAGAAGCTCTCCGGTGGTATCCGTACCGCTCTGGCTCAGTACCGTGAACTGGCGGCATTCGCCCAGTTCGCTTCTGACCTGGACGAAGCGACCCGTAAGCAACTTGAGCATGGTCAGCGCGTTACCGAGCTGATGAAGCAGAAGCAATACGCACCAATGTCGATCGCTGACATGGCGCTGTCGCTGTATGCCGCTGAACGTGGGTTCCTGACCGACGTTGAAATCACCAAGGTCGGCAGCTTTGAACAAGCGCTGATTGCTTACTTCAACCGCGATCACGCCGAATTGATGGCGAAGATCAACGTGAAGGGTGACTTCAATGACGACATCGACGCTGGCATCAAAGCCGGTATCGAGAAGTTCAAGGCCACCCAAACCTGGTAA
- the mnmG gene encoding tRNA uridine-5-carboxymethylaminomethyl(34) synthesis enzyme MnmG, whose translation MDFPSRFEVIVIGGGHAGTEAALASARMGAKTLLLTHNVETLGAMSCNPAIGGIGKSHLVKEIDALGGAMAMATDKGGIQFRVLNSRKGPAVRATRAQADRILYKAAVRETLENQPNLWIFQQAADDLIVEQDQVRGVVTQMGLRFFAESVVLTTGTFLGGLIHIGMQNYSGGRAGDPPSIALAQRLRELPLRVGRLKTGTPPRIDGRSVDFSVMTEQAGDTPIPVMSFMGSKEQHPKQVSCWITHTNARTHEIIAANLDRSPMYSGVIEGIGPRYCPSIEDKIHRFADKESHQVFIEPEGLTTHELYPNGISTSLPFDVQIQIVQSIRGMENAHIVRPGYAIEYDYFDPRDLKYSLETKVIGGLFFAGQINGTTGYEEAGAQGLLAGANAALRAQGKDSWCPRRDEAYIGVLVDDLITLGTQEPYRMFTSRAEYRLILREDNADLRLTEKGRELGLVDDARWAAFCKKRESIELEEQRLKSTWVRPGTEQGDAISEKFGTPLTHEYNLLNLLSRPEIDYAGLISVTGGGAENPQVAEQVEIKTKYAGYIDRQQDEIARLRASEDTKLPVDIDYTNISGLSKEIQGKLGITRPETLGQASRIPGVTPAAISLLMIHLKKRGAGRQLEQSA comes from the coding sequence GTGGATTTCCCTTCCCGTTTTGAAGTGATCGTCATCGGCGGCGGTCATGCCGGTACCGAGGCAGCACTGGCGTCAGCACGTATGGGGGCAAAAACCCTGTTGCTGACGCATAACGTGGAAACCCTCGGCGCCATGAGCTGCAACCCCGCAATTGGCGGGATTGGCAAAAGCCACCTGGTCAAGGAAATCGATGCCCTGGGCGGCGCGATGGCCATGGCTACCGATAAGGGTGGTATTCAATTTCGCGTATTGAACAGCCGCAAAGGCCCGGCCGTACGAGCCACCCGTGCTCAAGCCGACCGGATCCTGTACAAGGCCGCTGTCCGCGAAACCCTGGAAAACCAGCCGAACCTGTGGATATTTCAACAGGCCGCCGACGACCTGATCGTTGAACAGGACCAGGTACGTGGTGTTGTCACACAAATGGGCCTGCGGTTCTTCGCAGAATCCGTGGTGTTGACTACCGGTACCTTCCTCGGCGGACTTATCCACATCGGTATGCAGAACTATTCCGGTGGCCGTGCCGGTGACCCGCCGTCAATCGCCCTGGCTCAACGCCTTCGCGAACTGCCACTGCGGGTCGGTCGCCTGAAAACCGGCACACCGCCGCGTATCGATGGCCGTTCGGTGGATTTCTCGGTGATGACCGAGCAAGCCGGCGATACACCGATCCCGGTGATGTCGTTCATGGGCTCCAAGGAACAGCATCCGAAGCAAGTCAGTTGCTGGATTACCCACACCAATGCGCGTACCCACGAAATCATTGCCGCGAACCTCGACCGTTCGCCGATGTATTCCGGGGTGATCGAAGGTATTGGCCCACGCTACTGCCCGTCGATCGAAGACAAGATTCACCGCTTTGCCGACAAGGAAAGCCACCAGGTCTTCATCGAGCCGGAAGGGTTGACCACCCACGAGCTGTACCCGAACGGGATTTCCACTTCCCTGCCGTTTGACGTGCAAATCCAGATCGTGCAGTCGATTCGCGGTATGGAAAACGCACACATCGTCCGCCCTGGTTACGCCATCGAGTACGACTACTTCGACCCGCGTGACTTGAAATACAGCCTTGAAACCAAGGTGATCGGCGGTTTGTTCTTTGCTGGCCAAATCAACGGCACTACCGGCTACGAAGAAGCCGGCGCCCAGGGTTTGCTGGCCGGAGCCAATGCGGCACTGCGTGCACAAGGCAAAGACAGCTGGTGCCCGCGTCGCGATGAGGCCTACATCGGCGTGTTGGTCGACGACCTGATTACCCTCGGTACCCAGGAACCGTACCGGATGTTTACGTCCCGGGCGGAATACCGACTGATCCTGCGGGAAGACAACGCCGACCTGCGCTTGACCGAAAAAGGTCGCGAGCTGGGCTTGGTCGACGATGCACGTTGGGCAGCCTTCTGCAAAAAACGCGAGAGCATCGAGCTGGAAGAGCAACGCCTGAAAAGTACCTGGGTTCGCCCGGGCACCGAGCAAGGTGATGCGATTTCCGAAAAATTCGGCACGCCGCTGACTCACGAATACAACTTGCTGAACCTGCTGTCCCGTCCTGAAATCGACTACGCTGGTCTGATCTCGGTAACCGGCGGCGGTGCAGAAAACCCACAGGTCGCCGAGCAGGTCGAAATCAAGACCAAATACGCCGGTTACATTGATCGCCAGCAGGACGAGATTGCTCGTCTGCGGGCCAGCGAAGACACCAAGCTGCCTGTGGATATCGATTACACAAATATTTCCGGTCTGTCGAAAGAGATTCAAGGCAAGCTGGGGATAACTCGACCAGAGACCCTGGGCCAGGCGTCCCGTATCCCGGGCGTCACGCCGGCAGCCATTTCGCTGTTGATGATTCATTTGAAAAAACGCGGCGCGGGCCGTCAGTTGGAGCAAAGCGCTTGA
- the atpB gene encoding F0F1 ATP synthase subunit A yields the protein MAETTASGYIQHHLQNLTFGQLPNGGWGFAHSAAEAKEMGFWAFHLDTLGWSVALGLIFVLIFRMAAKKATSGQPGALQNFVEVLVEFVDGSVKDSFHGRSAVIAPLALTIFVWVFLMNAVDLIPVDWIPQLAILITGDHHIPFRAVSTTDPNATLGMALSVFALIIFYSIKIKGIGGFIGELTLHPFGSKNIFVQALLIPVNFLLEFVTLIAKPISLALRLFGNMYAGELVFILIAVMFGSGLLWLSGLGIVLQWAWAVFHILIITLQAFIFMMLTIVYLSMAHEENH from the coding sequence ATGGCAGAAACAACCGCTTCGGGCTATATCCAGCACCACTTGCAGAACCTGACCTTCGGTCAGCTTCCCAACGGCGGCTGGGGCTTTGCCCACTCCGCAGCAGAAGCCAAAGAAATGGGCTTCTGGGCATTCCACCTGGATACTCTGGGCTGGTCTGTCGCATTGGGTCTGATCTTCGTCCTGATTTTCCGCATGGCGGCAAAGAAGGCGACTTCCGGTCAGCCAGGTGCTTTGCAGAACTTCGTTGAAGTATTGGTCGAATTCGTCGATGGCAGCGTGAAAGACAGCTTCCATGGCCGTAGCGCGGTGATTGCACCGTTAGCGCTGACCATCTTCGTCTGGGTGTTCCTGATGAACGCCGTCGACCTGATTCCGGTCGACTGGATTCCTCAGTTGGCCATCCTGATCACCGGCGACCACCACATTCCATTCCGTGCTGTTTCGACCACGGACCCTAACGCCACCCTGGGCATGGCCTTGTCGGTGTTTGCGTTGATCATCTTCTACAGCATCAAGATCAAGGGTATCGGCGGCTTTATCGGCGAACTGACCCTGCACCCGTTCGGCAGCAAGAACATCTTCGTTCAAGCCCTGCTGATCCCGGTGAACTTCCTGCTGGAATTCGTGACCCTGATCGCCAAGCCGATTTCCCTGGCTTTGCGACTGTTCGGCAACATGTATGCCGGCGAGCTGGTGTTCATTCTGATCGCTGTGATGTTCGGCAGTGGTCTGCTCTGGCTTAGCGGCCTGGGCATTGTTCTGCAGTGGGCGTGGGCTGTGTTCCACATCCTGATCATCACCCTGCAGGCGTTTATCTTCATGATGCTGACCATCGTCTACCTGTCGATGGCGCACGAAGAGAACCATTAA
- a CDS encoding ParA family protein yields the protein MAKVFAIANQKGGVGKTTTCINLAASLVATKRRVLLIDLDPQGNATMGSGVDKHGLENSVYDLLIGECDLAQAMHYSEHGGYQLLPANRDLTAAEVVLLEMQMKESRLRSALAPIRENYDYILIDCPPSLSMLTLNALVAADGVIIPMQCEYFALEGLSDLVDNIKRIAELLNPNLQIEGLLRTMYDPRLSLMNDVSAQLKEHFGEQLYDTVIPRNIRLAEAPSYGMPALAYDKSSRGAIAYLALAGEMVRRQRRNSRTAAAQPT from the coding sequence ATGGCTAAGGTATTCGCGATAGCGAACCAGAAAGGTGGCGTGGGCAAAACCACCACCTGCATCAACCTCGCAGCATCCCTGGTCGCTACCAAGCGTCGGGTGCTGTTGATCGATCTCGATCCACAGGGCAACGCCACCATGGGTAGCGGTGTGGATAAACACGGCCTGGAAAACTCGGTCTACGACTTGCTGATTGGCGAGTGCGACCTGGCGCAGGCCATGCATTACTCCGAGCACGGCGGTTATCAACTGCTGCCGGCCAACCGCGATTTGACCGCGGCAGAAGTGGTGCTGCTGGAAATGCAGATGAAAGAAAGCCGTCTGCGCAGCGCTCTGGCGCCGATCCGCGAGAACTACGACTACATTTTGATCGACTGCCCACCGTCGCTGTCGATGCTGACGTTGAACGCATTGGTTGCAGCCGACGGGGTGATTATCCCCATGCAGTGCGAGTACTTCGCGCTCGAAGGCTTGAGCGACCTTGTGGATAACATCAAGCGTATCGCCGAGTTGCTCAACCCGAACCTGCAAATCGAAGGCCTGCTGCGGACCATGTATGACCCGCGCCTGAGCCTGATGAACGATGTGTCGGCGCAGCTCAAGGAGCACTTCGGCGAGCAGTTGTACGACACCGTGATTCCGCGCAACATCCGCCTGGCTGAAGCGCCAAGCTACGGCATGCCCGCGCTGGCGTACGACAAGTCATCCCGCGGCGCCATTGCCTATCTGGCGCTGGCCGGCGAGATGGTTCGCCGTCAACGCCGCAATTCACGCACCGCTGCAGCCCAGCCAACTTAA
- the atpE gene encoding F0F1 ATP synthase subunit C, with translation METVVGLTAIAVALLIGLGALGTAIGFGLLGGKFLEGAARQPEMVPMLQVKMFIVAGLLDAVTMIGVGIALFFTFANPFVGQLAG, from the coding sequence ATGGAAACTGTAGTTGGTCTAACCGCTATCGCTGTTGCACTGTTGATCGGCCTGGGCGCCCTGGGTACTGCCATTGGTTTCGGCCTGCTGGGCGGCAAGTTCCTGGAAGGCGCAGCGCGTCAGCCAGAAATGGTTCCAATGCTGCAAGTTAAAATGTTCATCGTCGCCGGCCTGCTCGACGCCGTGACCATGATCGGTGTTGGTATCGCTCTGTTCTTCACCTTCGCGAACCCCTTCGTTGGTCAACTCGCCGGTTAA
- the mnmE gene encoding tRNA uridine-5-carboxymethylaminomethyl(34) synthesis GTPase MnmE, with amino-acid sequence MSAPRETIAAVATAQGRGGVGIVRISGPLAGVAALAISGRELKPRYAHYGPFLGADEEVLDEGIALYFPGPNSFTGEDVLELQGHGGPIVLDMLLQRCLQLGCRLARPGEFSERAFLNDKLDLAQAEAIADLIEASSAQAARNALRSLQGAFSLRVHNLTEQLISLRIYVEAAIDFPEEEIDFLADGHVLAMLDKVRDELSTVLREAGQGALLRDGMTVVIAGRPNAGKSSLLNALAGREAAIVTEIAGTTRDILREHIHIDGMPLHVVDTAGLRDTDDQVEKIGVERALKAITEADRVLLVVDATAPEAADPFALWPEFLEQRPDPAKVTLIRNKADLTGEAIALDVSEDGHVTISLSAKSAGDGLELLRDHLKACMGYEQTSESSFSARRRHLEALRHASAALEHGRAQLTLAGAGELLAEDLRQAQQLLGEITGAFSSDDLLGRIFSSFCIGK; translated from the coding sequence ATGAGCGCTCCTCGTGAAACCATCGCCGCTGTCGCCACCGCTCAAGGTCGTGGTGGTGTCGGCATCGTTCGTATTTCCGGGCCGCTCGCCGGTGTGGCAGCCCTGGCCATCAGTGGGCGGGAACTGAAGCCCCGGTATGCGCATTACGGGCCTTTTCTCGGCGCCGATGAAGAGGTACTGGACGAAGGTATTGCCCTTTATTTCCCGGGGCCCAACTCATTTACAGGGGAAGATGTCCTTGAGCTGCAAGGCCACGGCGGCCCGATCGTGCTGGATATGCTGCTGCAGCGTTGCCTGCAACTGGGTTGCCGGCTCGCCCGCCCGGGTGAATTCAGCGAACGTGCGTTCCTCAACGACAAGCTCGACCTGGCCCAGGCCGAGGCGATTGCCGACCTGATCGAAGCCAGCTCTGCACAAGCTGCGCGCAATGCGTTGCGCTCGTTGCAGGGGGCGTTTTCCCTGCGTGTGCATAACCTCACCGAGCAGTTGATCAGCTTGCGCATCTACGTGGAGGCCGCGATTGATTTCCCGGAGGAAGAAATCGACTTTCTTGCCGATGGCCATGTACTGGCGATGCTGGATAAAGTCCGCGATGAGTTATCCACAGTACTGCGCGAAGCCGGGCAAGGAGCCTTGCTGCGCGACGGTATGACCGTGGTGATTGCCGGCCGTCCCAACGCCGGCAAGTCGAGCCTGCTCAATGCCCTGGCCGGGCGAGAGGCCGCGATTGTCACCGAGATCGCCGGCACCACGCGGGATATCCTGCGCGAACATATCCACATCGATGGCATGCCACTGCACGTGGTGGACACGGCGGGGCTGCGTGACACCGATGACCAGGTGGAAAAGATCGGCGTAGAACGTGCGTTAAAGGCCATCACCGAAGCCGATCGCGTGCTGCTGGTGGTGGACGCCACCGCGCCAGAGGCCGCAGACCCCTTCGCACTGTGGCCGGAATTCCTCGAACAACGGCCAGACCCGGCCAAAGTCACGCTGATTCGAAACAAGGCCGACCTGACCGGCGAGGCGATTGCGCTGGACGTCAGCGAGGATGGCCATGTGACGATCAGCCTCAGCGCCAAGTCGGCGGGTGATGGCCTGGAGTTATTGCGCGATCACCTGAAGGCCTGCATGGGCTACGAGCAAACCTCGGAAAGCAGCTTCAGTGCTCGCCGCAGGCACCTGGAAGCGTTGCGACACGCTAGCGCAGCCCTCGAGCACGGCCGGGCGCAGTTGACCCTGGCAGGTGCTGGTGAGCTGCTGGCTGAAGATTTGCGCCAGGCTCAACAGTTATTGGGTGAGATTACCGGCGCTTTCAGCTCCGATGATCTGCTGGGAAGGATCTTTTCCAGCTTCTGCATCGGTAAATAA